One window of Gloeothece citriformis PCC 7424 genomic DNA carries:
- a CDS encoding general stress protein — MIAKLIEQPIGFFSSEQDAQAAINHLTNSGFNSNQVSLVTKDEKFQKETQNHITGAKAGAITGIATGFFSGGLLGALSVLTMSDVTPVSDVGIIFSNALRGIVIGVTGCSLIGALIGWRLTKKQDQLYNQGVAQENHYLIVFKGASEELKKAQTLLNNWDKPA; from the coding sequence ATGATAGCAAAACTTATTGAACAGCCCATCGGTTTTTTCTCCAGTGAACAGGATGCACAAGCAGCAATAAACCATTTAACTAACTCAGGTTTTAACAGTAATCAAGTTTCTCTGGTGACTAAAGATGAAAAGTTCCAAAAAGAAACTCAGAATCATATCACAGGCGCAAAAGCGGGAGCAATTACAGGCATAGCTACAGGTTTCTTTTCAGGGGGCTTATTAGGGGCTTTAAGTGTATTAACGATGTCTGATGTTACTCCTGTAAGTGATGTAGGAATTATTTTTAGTAATGCTTTGCGTGGTATTGTCATTGGTGTTACTGGATGTAGTTTAATTGGGGCTTTGATTGGTTGGAGATTAACTAAAAAACAAGATCAATTATACAATCAGGGAGTTGCTCAAGAAAATCATTATTTAATAGTTTTCAAAGGAGCATCAGAAGAGTTAAAAAAGGCTCAAACTCTACTGAATAATTGGGATAAACCAGCTTAA
- a CDS encoding alpha/beta hydrolase, giving the protein MILATIKSPKTAPKFKLRLKKLSVILGVMGAVVTGNPVKAAENIFLTYGPFKLTLRVESLELFAEENRVNQNLAFYFRRTTEEQQAEFREALTKRADIDPVLLSRFFNTEIGEDILTRFGNYITIERDGNGKHGLRAAIVQAAFDPEEGLTLLNVIRKFPTNIQLRGEELLAFSQLVERVVTATITFTDVMAKLSSQEAQTETPVDFSQLPDLRQPGSFRTEKTVMNLNDTTRNRRFYTIIYKPQNLTSNNTPVIIFSHGLASRPEDFESLAQHLASYGFVIALPQHPGSDYQQVQAFIAGFSRQIFDPNEFINRPLDISYVIDELQRLNSSEFEGRLDLENVGVGGHSFGGYAALAVAGAEIDFDHLQKDCDNQFGGLNTSLLLQCRALNLPRQVYNFKDPRVKAVFASNPVNSSIFGPQGLGKIQIPVGFGSGNFDPATPAVYEQVRSFVWLTTPDKYLGLAEGQAHVDFSQLDAGITQVIDSVPQLTLPSPELLQSYRNAMGVAFFKVHLSQNPQYRPYLSASYAAYLSQNEPFRLFLISNASRPGLDQAIANFIARHGRLVRE; this is encoded by the coding sequence ATGATTTTAGCAACAATTAAAAGCCCAAAAACCGCTCCTAAGTTTAAACTTAGGTTAAAAAAATTATCGGTAATCCTGGGAGTTATGGGGGCTGTTGTAACTGGTAATCCCGTTAAAGCAGCAGAAAATATATTTTTAACCTATGGACCATTCAAATTAACCCTTAGAGTCGAGTCCTTAGAATTATTTGCCGAAGAGAACCGAGTTAATCAAAATTTAGCGTTTTATTTCAGAAGAACCACAGAGGAACAACAAGCGGAGTTTCGAGAAGCTTTAACCAAAAGAGCGGATATTGATCCGGTTTTACTCTCTCGTTTTTTCAATACTGAAATAGGAGAAGACATTTTAACTCGTTTTGGAAATTATATTACTATTGAAAGAGATGGTAACGGAAAACATGGTCTTCGGGCTGCTATTGTTCAAGCTGCTTTCGACCCAGAAGAGGGACTAACATTACTCAATGTTATTCGTAAATTTCCGACTAATATTCAATTACGAGGAGAAGAACTTTTAGCCTTTTCACAGCTTGTAGAAAGGGTTGTCACTGCAACAATTACCTTTACTGATGTCATGGCTAAATTGTCATCTCAGGAAGCGCAAACAGAAACCCCAGTAGATTTTTCCCAACTGCCAGACCTGCGGCAACCAGGAAGTTTTAGAACGGAAAAAACCGTGATGAATTTAAATGATACTACTCGAAATCGTCGGTTTTATACGATTATTTATAAGCCTCAAAACTTGACTTCTAATAACACTCCAGTCATTATTTTTTCTCATGGATTAGCCTCTAGACCGGAAGATTTTGAAAGTTTAGCTCAACATTTAGCTTCCTATGGTTTTGTCATTGCTTTGCCTCAACATCCCGGCAGTGATTATCAACAGGTACAAGCTTTCATTGCTGGTTTTTCTAGACAAATTTTTGACCCCAATGAGTTTATTAATCGCCCCTTAGATATTAGTTATGTAATTGATGAATTACAAAGGCTCAACTCATCAGAATTTGAGGGACGTTTAGACTTAGAAAATGTGGGGGTAGGAGGGCATTCTTTTGGAGGATATGCGGCTTTAGCGGTGGCCGGTGCTGAAATTGATTTTGACCATCTTCAAAAAGATTGTGATAATCAATTTGGCGGACTTAATACCTCTTTATTACTTCAATGTCGCGCCTTAAATTTGCCTCGTCAAGTCTACAATTTTAAAGACCCTCGCGTTAAAGCCGTATTTGCTAGTAATCCCGTTAATAGTAGTATTTTTGGCCCCCAAGGACTGGGAAAAATTCAAATTCCTGTAGGGTTTGGCTCGGGAAATTTTGACCCTGCTACTCCTGCGGTATATGAGCAAGTCCGCTCTTTTGTTTGGTTGACAACACCCGATAAATATTTAGGGTTAGCAGAAGGACAAGCTCATGTCGACTTTTCCCAACTCGATGCCGGTATCACTCAAGTAATAGATTCTGTCCCTCAGTTAACCTTGCCAAGTCCTGAATTACTTCAGAGTTATCGTAATGCAATGGGAGTCGCTTTTTTTAAGGTTCATCTGTCCCAAAATCCCCAATATCGTCCCTATTTAAGTGCTTCTTATGCAGCCTATCTCAGTCAAAATGAACCGTTTAGACTTTTTCTGATAAGTAATGCTTCTCGGCCAGGGTTAGACCAAGCAATTGCCAATTTTATTGCTCGTCACGGACGTTTAGTCAGAGAATGA
- a CDS encoding TIGR00300 family protein yields the protein MDNSIRFLMCAPDHYDVDYVINPWMEGNIHKSSRDRSVEQWEKLYHIIKDRAIVDLVPPEKGWPDMVFTANAGLVLGDNVVLSRFMHKERQGEEPYFKAWFEKNGFTVFELPKDLPFEGAGDALLDREGRWLWAGYGFRSELDSHPYLAKWLDIEVLSLRLIDPRFYHLDTCFCPLSGGYLLYYPAAFDTYSNHLIERRVPAEKRIVVEEPDAVNFACNAVNINHIIVMNKVSTNLKDRIAAVGFEVVETPLTEFLKAGGAAKCLTLRVTEPVLEDVHANEPVESRIIQLQGHLLDAGIMNKTLDLVVENGGSFKVLNFNLGIEKQSTSSAEVRISAPSHEVMEDIMTQLIDVGAVPPPQEACDVNTEVVTLDGVAPDDFYVSTIYPTEVRVNCEWVRVQNQRMDAAIVVDGTVNPPTAECKLLRDLKTGDHVMIGVEGIRTIRNVDSREQRKESKEFTFMGAGVSSERRVELVVEQIAWELRQIRDQGGKVVVTAGPVVIHTGGAQHLSWLIREGYVHALLGGNAIAVHDMEQAMMGTSLGVDMLKGVPVRGGHRHHLKVINTVRRYGSIAKAVEAGVLTKGVMYECVKNNVPFSLAGSIRDDGPLPDTQMDLIKAQADYARLLKGTDMILMLSSMLHSIGVGNMTPAGVKMVCVDINPAVVTKLSDRGSVESVGVVTDVGLFLSLLVQQLERLTRPIELTPTM from the coding sequence AGAGCTATTGTAGATCTAGTTCCCCCTGAAAAAGGATGGCCAGATATGGTATTTACGGCCAACGCCGGGCTAGTATTAGGGGATAATGTCGTTCTCAGTCGCTTCATGCACAAAGAACGTCAAGGAGAAGAACCTTATTTTAAAGCGTGGTTTGAGAAAAACGGGTTTACAGTATTTGAATTACCCAAAGACCTCCCCTTTGAAGGCGCAGGAGATGCCCTCTTAGACCGGGAAGGTCGCTGGTTATGGGCGGGATACGGGTTCCGGTCTGAATTAGACTCTCATCCTTATCTGGCCAAATGGTTAGATATAGAAGTCCTTTCCCTACGGTTAATTGATCCTCGATTCTATCATTTAGATACTTGCTTCTGTCCCCTCAGTGGCGGTTACTTACTCTACTATCCTGCGGCCTTTGATACCTATTCTAATCACCTCATCGAACGTCGTGTCCCCGCAGAAAAAAGAATCGTTGTAGAAGAACCCGATGCAGTTAATTTTGCCTGTAATGCGGTTAATATTAATCACATCATCGTGATGAACAAGGTCAGTACCAACCTAAAAGACCGTATCGCTGCCGTTGGGTTTGAAGTGGTAGAAACCCCCTTAACCGAATTCCTCAAAGCGGGTGGGGCGGCTAAATGTCTCACCCTACGAGTGACTGAACCCGTTTTAGAAGATGTCCACGCTAACGAACCGGTAGAAAGCCGCATTATTCAACTTCAAGGTCATCTCCTCGATGCCGGAATCATGAATAAAACCCTAGATTTAGTCGTGGAAAATGGGGGCAGTTTCAAAGTTCTCAACTTTAATTTAGGGATAGAAAAACAAAGTACCTCCTCGGCAGAAGTGCGGATTTCTGCCCCCTCCCATGAAGTCATGGAAGATATCATGACTCAATTAATTGACGTTGGGGCAGTCCCTCCCCCCCAAGAAGCTTGTGATGTCAATACGGAAGTGGTAACTCTTGATGGCGTTGCCCCCGATGATTTTTATGTGTCCACCATTTATCCCACCGAAGTCCGGGTTAATTGTGAATGGGTCAGGGTACAAAATCAACGCATGGATGCAGCAATCGTCGTCGATGGAACGGTAAATCCTCCTACCGCCGAATGTAAGTTATTGCGGGATCTCAAAACTGGGGATCACGTGATGATCGGTGTGGAAGGAATTCGCACCATCCGCAATGTAGACTCTAGAGAACAACGCAAAGAGTCTAAAGAATTTACCTTTATGGGGGCAGGAGTATCCAGCGAAAGGCGAGTAGAATTAGTCGTTGAACAAATTGCCTGGGAATTGCGCCAAATTCGTGACCAAGGCGGTAAAGTGGTGGTGACGGCGGGGCCGGTAGTGATTCATACCGGTGGGGCACAACATCTCTCCTGGTTAATTCGAGAAGGGTATGTTCACGCCCTTTTAGGTGGAAATGCGATCGCTGTTCATGATATGGAACAGGCCATGATGGGAACGTCTCTCGGTGTGGATATGCTTAAAGGTGTCCCCGTCAGAGGCGGCCATCGTCATCACCTCAAGGTTATTAACACCGTCCGTCGCTATGGCAGTATTGCTAAAGCAGTAGAAGCCGGGGTCTTGACAAAAGGGGTCATGTATGAATGTGTTAAAAATAATGTTCCCTTCTCTCTGGCCGGTTCAATTCGGGATGATGGCCCCTTACCCGATACCCAGATGGATTTAATTAAAGCACAAGCGGACTATGCCCGATTGTTAAAAGGGACAGACATGATTTTAATGCTGTCGAGTATGTTACATTCCATCGGGGTGGGAAATATGACTCCGGCAGGGGTAAAAATGGTTTGTGTCGATATTAATCCGGCTGTGGTGACTAAATTAAGCGATCGCGGTTCAGTTGAGTCAGTTGGGGTTGTTACTGATGTAGGGTTATTCCTCAGCTTATTAGTACAACAACTAGAACGCTTAACCCGTCCGATCGAATTAACTCCAACAATGTAA
- a CDS encoding GGDEF domain-containing protein yields MIHLLRRLEIFPQWGIILIGLLLVSLIGAIDYFIVIDVSLAIFYVLPIILVTWLVKVRIGILFSFLCAVLWFAADIITKNYPYPWIPYWNASVRLGFFLTITYLLWELKKAYERERYLARTDGLTGITNRRFFLEVLHWEVQRFRRHQRPFTLVYLDVDNFKTVNNSFGHSRGDDLLCLISDTIKANIRSLDVVARLGGDEFALLLPETNYQAAEAVLTRLQKNLLASVARESFPVGFSMGAVTFLDIPESIDKMMELVDHLMYDVKNTGKNRLTHEIFSPLSSLP; encoded by the coding sequence ATGATCCATTTACTGAGACGATTAGAAATTTTTCCTCAATGGGGTATTATTTTGATAGGCTTACTCTTAGTTAGCCTCATTGGTGCGATCGATTATTTTATCGTCATTGATGTTTCTCTAGCCATTTTTTATGTTCTTCCCATTATTTTAGTCACTTGGCTTGTTAAGGTACGTATAGGAATTTTATTTTCCTTTCTCTGTGCCGTTTTGTGGTTTGCTGCTGATATCATTACTAAAAATTATCCTTATCCTTGGATACCCTATTGGAATGCCTCGGTTAGATTAGGCTTCTTTTTAACGATAACCTATCTTCTGTGGGAATTGAAAAAAGCTTATGAACGGGAAAGGTATTTAGCGAGAACGGATGGACTAACCGGGATTACCAATCGGCGTTTTTTTTTGGAAGTGTTACATTGGGAAGTCCAACGATTTAGAAGACATCAACGCCCTTTTACTCTAGTTTATCTAGATGTGGATAATTTTAAAACAGTTAATAATTCTTTCGGTCATAGCCGAGGAGATGACCTATTGTGTCTCATTAGCGATACCATTAAGGCTAATATTCGCAGTTTAGATGTAGTGGCGCGGTTGGGGGGAGATGAATTTGCTTTGCTGCTACCGGAAACTAATTATCAAGCAGCAGAAGCGGTTTTAACTCGTCTTCAGAAAAACCTGTTAGCTAGTGTGGCGAGAGAATCTTTTCCGGTAGGGTTTAGTATGGGGGCGGTGACATTTCTAGATATTCCAGAATCGATCGATAAGATGATGGAGTTAGTGGATCATTTGATGTACGATGTCAAAAATACTGGCAAAAATAGACTTACACATGAAATCTTTTCTCCTCTGTCTTCTCTGCCGTAG
- a CDS encoding AEC family transporter: MSALTALLPAVVPVAFIILIGILASRVLPLELQTLNQLTVYILAPALVADGLYQTTLSVQSAAGLLIGFTLISLLMYGLVWLISKFLKLSSDTHKSLLATSLLPNNGNMGLPVIAFALGEQGLERAIIYMIGSSILLFGIAPALLKGNGFNYGLRLTLKLPLIWAMIGGLSLRLFSIQLPLGLDTAIEQLGASAIPLALIILGMQLSHTNFQLRKYEILATGMRLFFAPLMAYGVGIILGLQGLDLQVLILQTAMPAAVNSVVLVTEFGGDANKVARTIVVTTIASFWTLPIVLWLSNPNF, encoded by the coding sequence ATGTCTGCTTTAACTGCTCTTTTACCGGCTGTTGTTCCTGTTGCCTTTATTATTCTCATTGGTATTCTTGCGAGTCGAGTGTTACCGTTAGAATTACAAACTCTTAATCAATTGACTGTTTATATTTTAGCTCCGGCTTTAGTCGCTGATGGATTATACCAAACCACTTTATCTGTCCAAAGTGCAGCCGGTTTATTAATAGGATTTACTCTAATTTCTCTTTTAATGTATGGGTTAGTTTGGCTGATTAGTAAATTTTTAAAATTATCTTCAGATACTCACAAAAGTCTATTAGCTACTAGCCTCCTGCCTAATAATGGCAATATGGGATTACCGGTAATTGCGTTTGCTTTGGGGGAACAAGGGTTAGAACGGGCGATTATTTATATGATTGGTTCGAGTATTCTTTTATTTGGTATTGCTCCCGCTTTATTAAAAGGTAACGGGTTTAACTATGGGCTACGTCTAACTTTAAAACTTCCTTTAATTTGGGCGATGATTGGGGGGTTGAGTTTACGATTATTTTCTATCCAACTTCCTTTAGGCTTAGATACAGCCATTGAACAATTAGGGGCTTCTGCTATTCCTTTAGCTTTAATTATTTTAGGAATGCAATTATCTCATACTAATTTTCAATTGAGAAAGTATGAAATTTTGGCGACAGGAATGAGGCTATTTTTTGCTCCTTTAATGGCTTATGGAGTGGGTATTATTTTAGGATTACAAGGATTAGATTTACAGGTATTAATCTTACAAACAGCTATGCCAGCAGCCGTGAATAGTGTCGTTTTAGTGACTGAATTTGGAGGAGATGCTAATAAAGTGGCTCGCACAATTGTAGTAACCACCATCGCTAGTTTTTGGACTCTTCCTATCGTCTTATGGCTATCTAATCCCAATTTTTAA
- the argS gene encoding arginine--tRNA ligase, translated as MISLIEQLKTRFIQALKTAFDQDFSDLEGLVVPATNPKFGDYQSNVALSLAKPLKQPPRTIAEQIIKALDISDLCEPPQIAGAGFINLTLKANFLENLLAKIQKDSRLGVEKASPSARVIVDFSSPNIAKEMHVGHLRSTILGDCIARVLEFRGHDVLRLNHVGDWGTQFGMLIAYLREVYPEALTTADALNLGDLVAFYKKAKVRFDEDETFKETARKEVVKLQAGAKDTRHAWQLLCDQSRREFQVIYNILDVNLTERGESFYNPLLPEIVGQLDEEGLLTEDQGAKCVFLEGFTNKEGNPLPLIVQKSDEGYNYATTDLAALKYRIKEDKAERIIYVTDAGQANHFAQVFQVAKKAGIIPENIEVVHVAFGVVKGEDGKKLKTRSGDTIKLKDLIDEAVAYARRDLEKRLAEDDRKESKDFINHVSQVVGISAIKYADLSQNRISDYVFSYDKMLALQGNTAPYMLYAYARIQSISREGNIDFEKLDEKAKVILSEETELALGKYLLQFTEVIEDVEINLLPNRLCEYLYELSKKFNKFYENCPVLKSEDPIKTSRLILCDLTARTLKLGLSLLGIAVVERM; from the coding sequence ATGATTTCTCTTATCGAACAACTCAAGACTCGTTTTATTCAAGCTTTAAAAACTGCCTTTGATCAAGATTTTAGTGATCTTGAAGGGTTGGTTGTTCCTGCTACTAATCCTAAATTTGGAGATTATCAGTCTAATGTAGCTTTATCCTTAGCAAAACCCTTAAAACAACCGCCAAGAACCATCGCTGAACAAATTATTAAAGCTTTAGATATTAGTGATTTGTGTGAACCTCCTCAAATCGCCGGTGCTGGTTTTATTAATCTTACACTTAAAGCCAATTTTTTGGAAAATCTCTTAGCAAAAATCCAAAAAGATTCGCGGTTAGGGGTAGAAAAAGCCTCTCCTTCTGCGCGGGTAATTGTGGACTTTTCTAGTCCTAATATTGCCAAAGAAATGCACGTCGGCCATTTACGCTCTACTATTTTAGGAGACTGTATCGCTAGAGTGTTAGAATTTCGGGGTCATGATGTTTTAAGACTCAATCATGTAGGAGACTGGGGCACTCAATTTGGAATGTTAATTGCCTATTTACGGGAAGTTTATCCCGAAGCGTTAACCACTGCCGATGCTTTAAATTTAGGGGATTTGGTGGCTTTTTATAAAAAGGCTAAAGTTCGCTTTGATGAAGATGAAACCTTTAAGGAAACGGCCAGAAAAGAGGTAGTCAAATTACAAGCCGGAGCAAAAGATACTCGTCATGCTTGGCAATTACTTTGCGATCAATCCCGTCGAGAATTTCAGGTTATTTATAATATTTTGGATGTCAATTTGACTGAAAGAGGGGAATCTTTTTATAATCCTTTATTACCTGAAATTGTAGGCCAATTAGACGAAGAAGGTTTATTAACGGAAGATCAGGGAGCAAAATGTGTTTTTCTGGAAGGCTTTACCAATAAAGAAGGAAATCCGTTACCCTTGATTGTGCAAAAATCTGATGAGGGGTATAACTATGCTACTACGGATTTAGCAGCCCTTAAATATCGCATTAAAGAGGATAAAGCTGAGAGAATTATTTATGTAACTGATGCCGGACAAGCTAATCATTTTGCCCAAGTTTTTCAAGTTGCTAAAAAAGCCGGCATTATCCCTGAAAATATTGAAGTCGTTCATGTCGCTTTTGGAGTGGTAAAAGGAGAAGATGGCAAGAAATTAAAAACCCGTTCCGGCGATACCATTAAACTAAAAGATTTAATTGATGAAGCGGTTGCTTATGCGCGTCGAGATTTAGAAAAAAGACTAGCAGAAGATGACCGAAAAGAATCAAAAGATTTTATTAATCATGTGTCTCAAGTCGTCGGTATTAGTGCCATTAAATATGCTGATCTAAGTCAAAATCGTATCAGTGATTATGTCTTTAGCTATGATAAAATGTTAGCGTTACAAGGAAATACCGCTCCTTATATGCTCTATGCTTATGCTCGGATACAAAGTATCAGCAGAGAGGGCAATATTGATTTTGAAAAGTTGGACGAGAAAGCTAAAGTTATACTCTCTGAAGAGACAGAATTAGCTTTAGGCAAATACCTGTTACAATTTACTGAAGTGATTGAGGATGTAGAAATAAATTTGCTTCCTAATCGCTTGTGTGAATATTTATATGAACTGAGCAAGAAGTTCAATAAATTCTATGAAAATTGTCCAGTTTTAAAATCAGAAGATCCGATTAAAACATCCCGTTTAATTCTCTGTGATTTAACGGCGAGAACTTTAAAACTAGGATTATCTTTACTCGGAATTGCAGTTGTAGAGCGGATGTAG
- a CDS encoding aspartate kinase produces the protein MALIVQKYGGTSVGSVDRIQAVAGRVKKTVDGGNTVVVVVSAMGKTTDGLVNLAKEISSNPSRREMDMLLSTGEQVSIALMSMALQELGQAAISMTGAQVGIVTEAEHSRARILEIKPDRIQSHLNGGKVVVVAGFQGISNSDELEITTLGRGGSDTSAVALAAALKADSCEIYTDVPGILTTDPRLVPEAQLMDEITCDEMLELASLGAKVLHPRAVEIARNYGVPLVVRSSWSEQPGTKVTSPVPKPRSLVGLELTKAVDGVEFDSDQAKVALLRVPDRPGIAARLFGEIAHQQVDVDLIIQSVHEGNTNDIAFTVIGGVLTKAEAVAEAIAPALRTHPTHTEEAEVLVEKRIAKIAIAGAGMIGRPGIAAKMFTTLAEAGVNIEMISTSEVKVSCVIDQKDTDKAIEALCEAFEVSSSPVETEKSSPESAPPVRGVALDRNQARIAIRHIPDRPGMAAKIFSVLAEKNISVDMIIQSQRCRIVEGVPRRDIAFTVAVGDALIAKKVLDDVSMAIGAGEVTVDSDIAKVSIVGAGMVGQPGVAARFFAALAQEKVNIQMIATSEIKISCVVAKNEGERALKAVHAAFELGGKDRVEVPA, from the coding sequence ATGGCTCTAATTGTTCAAAAATATGGTGGGACTTCTGTCGGTTCAGTAGACCGTATTCAAGCCGTCGCCGGACGGGTGAAAAAGACCGTTGACGGTGGAAACACAGTGGTAGTCGTTGTTTCCGCGATGGGTAAAACCACCGATGGCTTAGTGAATTTAGCCAAAGAAATTTCCTCCAACCCCTCCCGGCGGGAAATGGATATGCTTCTATCTACTGGGGAACAGGTTTCTATTGCCCTGATGAGTATGGCCTTACAAGAGTTAGGACAAGCCGCTATATCTATGACTGGGGCACAAGTGGGCATCGTTACCGAAGCCGAACACAGTCGCGCCCGCATTTTAGAAATTAAACCCGATCGCATTCAATCCCATCTCAACGGGGGTAAAGTGGTTGTGGTAGCTGGTTTTCAGGGGATTAGTAATAGTGATGAGTTAGAAATAACCACCCTTGGGCGAGGGGGTTCGGATACCTCTGCCGTCGCTTTAGCCGCCGCCTTAAAAGCCGATAGTTGTGAAATTTATACCGATGTGCCCGGAATTTTGACCACTGATCCTCGTTTAGTCCCCGAAGCTCAATTAATGGACGAAATAACCTGCGATGAGATGTTAGAACTCGCCAGTCTGGGGGCAAAAGTGTTACATCCGAGGGCGGTAGAAATTGCCAGAAATTACGGCGTTCCCTTGGTAGTGCGATCGAGTTGGAGTGAACAGCCCGGCACTAAGGTTACTTCTCCTGTGCCTAAACCTCGGTCTTTGGTGGGATTAGAATTAACTAAGGCAGTCGATGGGGTCGAATTTGACAGCGATCAGGCTAAAGTGGCTTTATTGAGAGTCCCCGATCGCCCCGGTATTGCAGCCCGTTTATTTGGGGAAATTGCCCATCAACAGGTGGACGTAGACTTAATTATTCAGTCAGTCCATGAAGGAAATACCAATGATATTGCCTTTACAGTTATAGGGGGAGTTCTCACCAAAGCGGAAGCCGTCGCCGAAGCGATCGCCCCGGCCTTACGCACTCATCCCACCCATACCGAAGAAGCAGAGGTCTTAGTCGAAAAACGCATCGCTAAAATTGCCATCGCCGGGGCAGGAATGATCGGTCGTCCAGGGATCGCCGCCAAAATGTTTACCACCCTTGCAGAGGCAGGAGTGAACATTGAGATGATTTCTACCTCGGAAGTTAAGGTTAGTTGTGTTATCGATCAAAAAGACACGGATAAGGCAATTGAAGCCCTCTGTGAAGCCTTTGAAGTCAGTAGTTCTCCCGTAGAAACGGAAAAAAGTAGTCCTGAAAGTGCGCCGCCGGTTCGAGGGGTAGCCTTAGATCGCAACCAAGCCCGGATCGCCATTCGTCATATACCGGATCGTCCTGGTATGGCGGCGAAAATCTTTAGTGTGTTAGCCGAGAAAAATATTAGTGTAGATATGATTATCCAGTCTCAACGCTGTCGCATTGTTGAGGGAGTGCCTCGGCGCGATATTGCCTTTACGGTGGCGGTAGGAGATGCGTTAATTGCGAAAAAGGTTTTAGATGACGTAAGTATGGCGATCGGGGCCGGAGAGGTGACAGTCGATAGTGATATTGCTAAAGTAAGTATTGTTGGGGCGGGAATGGTCGGACAGCCGGGGGTAGCTGCTCGATTTTTTGCGGCTTTAGCCCAGGAAAAAGTGAATATTCAGATGATCGCTACCTCTGAAATTAAAATTAGTTGTGTTGTGGCTAAAAATGAGGGAGAAAGAGCCTTAAAAGCGGTTCATGCTGCTTTTGAATTAGGGGGAAAAGATCGGGTTGAAGTGCCAGCTTAA
- a CDS encoding PQQ-dependent sugar dehydrogenase — MKLSSIILLSLLSLMSACQNPGLETTSTPSLESSINRSKASIPPQKIIPTETLTPQPIRITIESLPQPYATNSASQPPQVVDIPDNPTLKVPPGFGVNIFAENLDQPRWLALTPDGDVLVTETRQNRIRLLKDTNQDGVVDEYKTFATAENGLEIPFGMDFAKGYFFLGNHNEVRRYPYTQGQEQLQGTGEKITDLPGGGYRQHWTRNVIVSPDEQKLYVSIGSESNADTEPLPRASVQVMNLEGSNRETFAYGLRNPVGLDFHPLTGELYTTVNERDKLGDDLVPDYLTQIEKGEFYGWPYAYFTPNLLDPRHVKNGQSVKPELVAQTVMPDVLFQSHSAALGLQFYDKTTFPQKYHNGAFVAFRGSWNRNQGTGYKIVFVPFNDQGKPLGYYEDFLSGFLLDPSIPTTWGRPVGLLVLPDGSLLVTEEANGRIYRIFRKGETQG, encoded by the coding sequence ATGAAATTATCCTCAATTATTTTATTATCTCTTTTAAGTTTAATGAGTGCCTGTCAAAACCCTGGCCTTGAGACAACCTCAACCCCGTCTCTAGAAAGTTCTATTAATAGGAGTAAGGCGAGTATTCCTCCTCAAAAGATCATTCCTACCGAAACTTTAACCCCCCAACCTATCCGCATCACGATTGAAAGTTTACCCCAACCTTACGCCACTAATAGCGCTTCTCAACCGCCTCAAGTTGTGGATATTCCGGATAATCCCACCTTAAAAGTTCCCCCAGGTTTTGGAGTTAATATATTTGCGGAAAATTTAGATCAACCTCGTTGGTTAGCGTTAACTCCGGATGGAGATGTATTAGTCACAGAAACTCGTCAAAATCGCATTCGGTTATTAAAAGATACTAATCAAGATGGGGTAGTTGATGAGTATAAAACTTTTGCGACGGCTGAAAATGGATTAGAAATTCCTTTTGGTATGGATTTTGCCAAAGGATACTTTTTTTTAGGCAATCATAACGAAGTCCGACGCTATCCTTATACTCAAGGACAGGAACAATTACAAGGAACGGGAGAAAAAATTACCGATTTACCAGGAGGAGGATACCGTCAACATTGGACTCGAAATGTAATCGTTTCTCCGGATGAACAAAAATTATATGTTTCTATTGGTTCTGAATCGAATGCTGACACAGAACCTCTTCCTCGCGCTTCTGTACAGGTGATGAATTTAGAGGGTTCTAATCGAGAAACTTTTGCTTATGGATTACGAAATCCTGTCGGTCTTGATTTTCATCCCCTAACAGGAGAGTTATACACAACAGTCAATGAACGAGATAAATTAGGAGATGATTTAGTTCCCGATTATCTCACTCAGATAGAAAAAGGGGAATTTTATGGCTGGCCTTACGCTTATTTTACCCCCAATTTACTCGATCCCCGTCATGTTAAAAATGGTCAAAGTGTTAAACCTGAATTAGTGGCGCAGACTGTCATGCCTGATGTGTTATTTCAATCTCATTCAGCCGCTTTAGGGTTACAATTTTATGATAAAACGACTTTTCCTCAAAAGTATCATAATGGCGCGTTTGTGGCGTTTCGAGGGTCTTGGAATCGGAATCAGGGAACGGGTTATAAAATCGTTTTTGTTCCGTTTAATGACCAAGGAAAACCTTTAGGATATTACGAAGATTTTTTAAGCGGATTTCTCCTCGATCCTTCTATTCCTACTACTTGGGGAAGACCGGTAGGATTATTAGTATTACCCGATGGAAGTTTATTAGTCACCGAAGAAGCAAACGGGAGAATTTATCGGATTTTTAGGAAAGGGGAAACACAGGGATAA